Proteins from one Streptosporangium becharense genomic window:
- a CDS encoding phytoene desaturase family protein, with protein MSQFDGVIVGGGHNGLTCAAYLAKAGLSVAVVERNDVAGGGCATQELTLPGFRHNTHSSYHFLEEGPVPADLELRRYGLRYVYPETQHATIFRDGRAITVYTDPKRTADSFARFSTADADRWLELYERYAETARDLMNGFLYSRPLPPSVLAERLGGDLGRDLLSYLPLSLYEAVDRNFESEQVRVLFKSFLHAISIEDVPGTGGFFPRLLSRIARLGVPVGGSAGVADALRAVVEEHGGTVITSAHVEQILVDDGRATGVRLAGGDVLTARRFVASAVDAPQTVRMAGPENFGADIAAKVAGYRWAGHSLVTLHLALDEPPRYRAAEFEPDVDRAFLVVLGADDSEQLTRAFDRIHQGRLPDRLAGNGACPSLFDPSYAPDGKHVAFWWPWAPYDLGGDAASWDERRDEIGERLLAEWSEYAPNLAGSAVLGRRVFSPLDIERHCVNMVRGSHHVGAYEPSQLGGNRPVPELGQYRTPIDGLYLCGASSHPGGSVSAAPGYNGANAIAEDLELATWWTPVPAPRWSE; from the coding sequence GTGTCGCAGTTCGACGGCGTCATCGTGGGCGGAGGGCACAACGGCCTGACGTGCGCCGCCTACCTCGCCAAGGCGGGCTTATCCGTCGCCGTCGTCGAGCGCAACGACGTGGCGGGCGGCGGATGCGCCACCCAGGAGCTGACACTCCCCGGCTTCCGGCACAACACCCACAGCAGCTATCACTTCCTGGAGGAGGGTCCGGTCCCCGCGGACCTGGAGCTGCGGCGGTACGGCCTGCGGTACGTCTACCCCGAGACCCAGCACGCCACGATCTTCCGGGACGGCCGGGCGATCACGGTCTACACCGACCCCAAGCGGACCGCCGACTCCTTCGCCCGGTTCTCCACGGCCGACGCCGACCGCTGGCTGGAGCTGTACGAGCGCTACGCCGAGACCGCCAGGGACCTGATGAACGGGTTCCTGTACTCCAGGCCGCTGCCGCCGTCCGTGCTCGCCGAGCGCCTCGGCGGCGACCTCGGCCGCGACCTGCTGAGCTACCTGCCGCTGTCGTTGTACGAGGCCGTCGACAGGAACTTCGAGAGCGAGCAGGTCAGGGTGCTCTTCAAGTCGTTCCTGCACGCGATCTCGATCGAGGACGTGCCCGGCACCGGCGGCTTCTTCCCGCGGCTGCTGTCGCGCATCGCCCGGCTCGGAGTGCCGGTGGGCGGCTCGGCCGGCGTGGCGGACGCGCTGCGCGCCGTCGTCGAGGAGCACGGCGGCACCGTGATCACCAGTGCCCACGTGGAGCAGATCCTCGTCGACGACGGCCGGGCCACCGGTGTCCGGCTGGCAGGCGGCGACGTCCTGACCGCGCGCCGGTTCGTGGCGAGCGCGGTGGACGCCCCGCAGACCGTGCGGATGGCGGGGCCGGAGAACTTCGGCGCGGACATCGCGGCCAAGGTCGCCGGCTACCGGTGGGCCGGGCACAGCCTCGTCACCCTCCACCTGGCGCTCGACGAGCCACCGCGCTATCGGGCCGCGGAGTTCGAGCCCGACGTCGACCGGGCTTTCCTCGTGGTGCTGGGCGCCGACGACAGCGAGCAGCTCACCCGTGCCTTCGACCGGATCCACCAGGGCCGGCTGCCCGACCGGCTGGCCGGCAACGGCGCATGCCCCTCCCTGTTCGACCCCTCCTACGCTCCGGACGGCAAGCACGTGGCGTTCTGGTGGCCGTGGGCCCCGTACGACCTCGGCGGTGACGCGGCGAGCTGGGACGAGCGGCGCGACGAGATCGGTGAGCGCCTGCTGGCCGAGTGGAGCGAGTACGCCCCCAACCTCGCGGGAAGCGCGGTGCTCGGCAGGCGGGTCTTCTCCCCGCTCGACATCGAACGGCACTGCGTCAACATGGTGCGCGGCAGCCACCACGTGGGTGCGTACGAGCCGTCCCAGCTGGGCGGCAACCGGCCGGTTCCCGAGCTCGGGCAGTACCGCACCCCGATCGACGGCCTCTACCTGTGCGGCGCCAGCAGCCACCCCGGCGGTTCCGTCTCCGCCGCCCCCGGCTACAACGGCGCCAACGCCATCGCAGAAGACCTCGAACTGGCCACCTGGTGGACGCCGGTTCCCGCACCCCGGTGGAGCGAGTGA
- a CDS encoding flavoprotein → MTEAANLLQVIVCAAGPAADAGRLVRAAQGEGWTVQVVATPAALDFVDVDELGRQTGRPVRSRYRTPDEPKPPRADAIVVAPATYNTVNKFAQGIADTYALGLLAEAPGLGIPVVVMPCVNAALASRAPFRRSVRALRAEGVRVLLGPEGFGPGAAGGDPAEAYPWHLAVAALGRPASGSG, encoded by the coding sequence ATGACGGAGGCCGCGAACCTGCTCCAGGTGATCGTGTGCGCCGCCGGGCCCGCCGCAGACGCCGGCCGGCTCGTGCGGGCGGCCCAGGGGGAAGGGTGGACGGTCCAGGTCGTCGCCACACCGGCCGCGCTGGACTTCGTCGACGTCGACGAGCTGGGACGGCAGACCGGCCGCCCGGTCCGCAGCCGCTACCGCACCCCGGACGAGCCGAAGCCGCCGCGTGCCGACGCGATCGTCGTCGCACCCGCGACGTACAACACCGTCAACAAGTTCGCCCAGGGCATCGCCGACACCTACGCGCTGGGGCTTCTGGCCGAGGCCCCCGGCCTCGGCATCCCGGTCGTGGTGATGCCGTGTGTGAACGCCGCGCTCGCCTCGCGAGCGCCGTTCCGCCGGAGCGTGCGTGCACTGCGCGCCGAGGGGGTGCGGGTGCTGCTGGGGCCGGAGGGGTTCGGACCGGGCGCCGCGGGCGGGGATCCCGCGGAGGCGTACCCGTGGCACCTGGCCGTGGCCGCGCTCGGCAGGCCCGCTTCCGGATCCGGGTGA